The following coding sequences lie in one Rothia sp. SD9660Na genomic window:
- the hisB gene encoding imidazoleglycerol-phosphate dehydratase HisB, protein MVVPTESSTGIGPRIAQMERTTSESSVSVEINLDGTGVSDIDTGVPFYDHMLTALSKHSLIDMTIKCSGDTHIDVHHTVEDTGIVLGEVLRQALGDKAGIRRFGTATVPLDEALASAVVDISGRPYLVHTGEPEGFEYHLIGGHFTGSMVRHVFEAFAYHAGICLHITLLGGRDPHHIAEAQFKALARALRQAVEPDPRHAGIPSTKGAL, encoded by the coding sequence ATGGTAGTTCCCACCGAATCATCCACTGGCATCGGCCCCCGCATCGCACAGATGGAGCGCACCACCAGCGAGTCCTCCGTCAGCGTCGAAATTAACCTGGACGGCACCGGCGTCTCAGACATCGACACTGGCGTTCCCTTCTATGACCACATGCTCACCGCCCTGTCTAAGCACTCCCTGATTGATATGACCATCAAATGCTCCGGCGATACCCACATCGATGTGCACCACACCGTTGAAGACACCGGCATTGTGCTCGGTGAGGTTCTCCGTCAGGCCCTGGGCGATAAGGCAGGCATCCGCCGCTTCGGTACTGCCACCGTGCCCCTTGATGAAGCTCTTGCCTCTGCCGTGGTCGATATTTCTGGCCGCCCTTACCTGGTCCACACTGGCGAGCCCGAAGGCTTCGAATACCACCTCATTGGTGGGCACTTCACCGGGTCTATGGTGCGCCACGTCTTTGAGGCTTTTGCCTATCACGCCGGTATCTGCCTGCACATCACCCTGTTGGGCGGGCGCGACCCCCACCATATCGCTGAAGCCCAGTTCAAGGCTCTCGCCCGCGCCCTGCGTCAGGCAGTAGAGCCCGACCCCCGCCACGCCGGCATCCCCTCCACCAAGGGGGCCCTCTAA
- a CDS encoding type I restriction-modification system subunit M yields MSQELERAELHRALWKIANDLRGSVDGWDFKQYVLGFMFYRFISENLTVYLDSELDEGDPSYATLTNVEIAENPEAIEDTVEEKGFFIFPEDLFENVRQRANHNNDNLNEELQEIFKRIESSASGILSEEDNKIRGLFDDLDVNSNKLGSSIPKRNNLLRKLLNEVGNFKLSSFADSHNDTFGDAYEYLMGMYASSAGKSGGEYYTPQAVSELLAHIAVAGKEKVNKVYDPACGSGGLLLKFAKVLGKENVKEGFFGQEINLTTRNLAVINMFLHDLNYANFDIAHGDTLLDPAHRDIEPFEAIVSNPPYSVKWEGDANPLLINDERFAPAGVLAPKSKADLAFTMHILHWLAENGTAAIVEFPGVLYRGGAEGKIRKYLIDGNYVDAVIQLPPDLFFGTTIGTCIIVLKKSKKDNKTLFVDASALFERSGNKNTLTEAHRQQILDALAERQDIDYFARLVDNSAIAENDYNLSVSSYVEAEDTREVIDIVALNAEIEQIVARQSQLRIEIDAIVAELEEGK; encoded by the coding sequence ATGAGTCAGGAACTTGAGCGGGCAGAGTTGCACCGCGCCCTATGGAAAATTGCGAATGACCTGCGCGGTAGCGTTGACGGATGGGACTTCAAACAATACGTTTTGGGGTTCATGTTCTACCGCTTTATCTCGGAAAACCTCACGGTCTACCTTGATAGCGAGTTAGATGAGGGCGACCCCAGCTATGCAACCCTGACCAATGTCGAGATTGCTGAGAACCCGGAGGCTATCGAAGATACAGTTGAGGAAAAGGGCTTCTTTATCTTCCCTGAGGACCTTTTCGAGAATGTTCGTCAGCGCGCTAACCATAACAATGACAACCTGAACGAAGAATTACAGGAAATTTTCAAGCGAATTGAATCCTCGGCTAGCGGGATTCTGAGCGAAGAAGATAACAAGATCCGTGGTCTCTTCGATGACCTGGATGTTAACAGTAATAAGCTGGGGTCTTCTATTCCTAAGCGGAATAACCTGTTGCGGAAGTTGCTCAACGAGGTGGGTAACTTCAAGCTGAGTAGCTTCGCGGATTCCCATAACGATACCTTTGGCGACGCTTATGAGTACCTGATGGGTATGTATGCTTCAAGTGCGGGTAAGTCGGGCGGTGAGTACTATACCCCGCAGGCTGTGTCTGAGCTGCTGGCGCATATTGCTGTGGCTGGTAAGGAGAAGGTCAACAAGGTCTATGACCCGGCCTGTGGCTCAGGTGGTCTACTCCTGAAGTTTGCCAAGGTTTTGGGTAAGGAAAACGTCAAGGAAGGTTTCTTTGGCCAGGAGATTAACCTGACCACCCGTAACCTGGCCGTGATTAATATGTTCCTGCATGACCTCAACTATGCGAACTTTGATATCGCCCATGGGGATACCTTGCTTGATCCGGCTCACCGCGATATTGAGCCTTTTGAGGCGATTGTGTCCAACCCGCCGTATTCTGTGAAGTGGGAGGGCGACGCTAACCCCCTGCTTATTAACGATGAGCGTTTTGCCCCGGCTGGTGTGCTGGCTCCTAAGTCGAAGGCTGACCTGGCTTTTACCATGCATATTCTGCACTGGCTGGCAGAGAACGGGACGGCTGCCATTGTTGAGTTCCCCGGTGTGCTGTACCGCGGGGGAGCAGAGGGCAAGATCCGTAAGTACCTGATTGATGGTAACTATGTGGACGCCGTGATTCAGCTTCCGCCGGACCTCTTCTTTGGTACCACCATTGGTACCTGCATTATTGTGCTCAAGAAATCGAAGAAGGACAACAAGACTCTCTTTGTAGACGCCTCGGCCCTCTTTGAGCGTTCAGGTAATAAGAATACTCTGACTGAGGCCCACCGCCAGCAGATTCTTGACGCACTCGCCGAGCGCCAAGACATTGACTATTTCGCCCGGCTAGTTGATAACAGCGCTATTGCTGAGAACGACTATAACCTTTCAGTGTCCTCCTACGTTGAAGCTGAGGACACCCGTGAGGTCATCGATATAGTTGCTCTGAATGCTGAGATTGAGCAAATCGTTGCCCGCCAGTCTCAGCTGCGTATTGAAATTGACGCCATTGTGGCGGAACTCGAGGAAGGTAAATAG
- a CDS encoding type II toxin-antitoxin system RelE/ParE family toxin, producing MPYTITYTPTAARTLKKLDRQIARQIITAIEALQSNPYPQGAIQLKGGAGELRIRTGNYRIIYEVEHGELVILVLKLGHRREVYR from the coding sequence ATGCCCTACACCATCACCTATACCCCTACCGCAGCCAGAACACTCAAGAAGCTGGATCGGCAGATAGCCCGACAAATTATCACAGCAATAGAAGCCCTGCAGAGCAACCCCTACCCTCAGGGAGCAATTCAGCTCAAGGGTGGTGCCGGTGAGCTCCGAATCCGCACAGGAAATTACAGAATCATCTACGAAGTAGAACACGGGGAACTGGTTATATTAGTGCTCAAACTAGGGCATAGACGAGAAGTCTACAGATAA
- a CDS encoding DUF1844 domain-containing protein, with the protein MSNETSYRFEESSEQGEALPEGLTAEQVEEVNAQMRDIAEVPAVEVITTSAVHLMSAAAVKCGLAAEENAEDLKDLDEARKLITALAGFVTAAAPEIGSQHAAPLRDGLRSLQLAFREASPYPDAPGKGPGEKFTGPVF; encoded by the coding sequence ATGAGCAACGAAACTAGCTACCGTTTTGAAGAGTCCTCTGAGCAGGGCGAGGCACTGCCTGAAGGCCTGACTGCCGAGCAGGTTGAAGAAGTTAACGCCCAGATGCGCGATATCGCTGAGGTGCCCGCTGTTGAGGTGATCACCACCTCTGCTGTTCACCTGATGAGCGCTGCTGCCGTCAAGTGCGGCCTGGCTGCTGAAGAGAACGCCGAAGACCTCAAAGATCTTGATGAGGCTCGCAAGCTGATTACCGCCCTGGCAGGTTTCGTTACCGCTGCGGCGCCCGAGATTGGTTCACAGCACGCCGCTCCCCTGCGTGACGGCCTGCGTTCCCTACAGTTGGCCTTCCGCGAGGCGTCTCCCTACCCAGATGCCCCCGGCAAGGGCCCCGGCGAAAAGTTCACCGGGCCGGTCTTCTAA
- a CDS encoding GNAT family N-acetyltransferase, producing the protein MLTYTYRALSAEDTPLLEQATLGTMNWCGPRFTLTDVRTRPEFSHYTRCKPARGDFGIAAYHDEEPAGVVWALYLSADDPGYGYIDETTPEVSLWVSEEHRGRGLGRVLLHAIISEAATRNLNQMSLSVEADNFARNLYLAEGFAPVVGREKDGVMLRILS; encoded by the coding sequence ATGCTAACCTACACTTATCGCGCGCTCAGCGCAGAAGATACTCCTCTGCTCGAACAAGCGACTCTGGGAACCATGAACTGGTGTGGGCCGCGTTTCACGCTCACGGACGTCCGCACCCGTCCTGAATTTTCCCACTACACCCGTTGTAAACCAGCACGCGGCGATTTTGGTATCGCCGCATACCACGATGAAGAACCAGCTGGGGTAGTCTGGGCCCTCTACTTGTCAGCGGACGACCCCGGTTACGGTTACATCGACGAAACAACCCCCGAAGTCAGCCTCTGGGTATCAGAAGAGCACCGCGGCCGCGGTCTTGGCCGTGTGCTTCTACATGCCATCATTTCAGAAGCTGCCACCAGAAACTTGAACCAGATGAGCCTCTCTGTAGAAGCCGATAACTTCGCCCGCAACCTCTACCTAGCTGAGGGCTTCGCACCTGTAGTAGGCCGTGAAAAGGACGGGGTGATGCTGCGAATACTGTCATAA
- a CDS encoding NAD(P)H-dependent oxidoreductase, translated as MQNQDIKQLVLDAAHRRRAIKFFDPEKKISDDDINYILEIARLSPSSVGAQGWRFVVLQNPEIREVLKPFSWGAARQLGGASHFILLLANRNMQHDGPHMQASLTSRNLSPEDHAKALETYKSFQVNDMGLTTDRALFDWSAKQTYIALGNMMTAAALIGVDSCPIEGFNADKANTLLAEHGIIDPATEGIVSMLALGYRTEDLPWPQTRKPAEEVITWVN; from the coding sequence GTGCAGAACCAAGACATCAAGCAGCTCGTCCTCGACGCCGCCCACCGCCGCCGCGCCATCAAGTTCTTCGATCCCGAGAAGAAAATCAGCGACGACGACATCAACTACATCCTCGAAATCGCCCGCCTCTCCCCTAGCTCCGTCGGCGCTCAAGGTTGGCGTTTCGTCGTCCTTCAGAACCCCGAGATCCGTGAAGTCCTCAAGCCCTTCAGCTGGGGTGCAGCCCGCCAGCTCGGCGGCGCAAGCCACTTCATCCTGCTCCTAGCCAACCGCAACATGCAGCACGACGGCCCCCATATGCAGGCATCGCTCACCTCCCGCAACCTCTCCCCCGAAGACCACGCTAAGGCCCTCGAAACCTACAAGAGCTTCCAGGTCAACGACATGGGGCTCACCACCGACCGCGCCCTTTTCGACTGGTCAGCCAAGCAAACCTACATTGCCCTGGGCAACATGATGACCGCAGCCGCTCTCATCGGCGTTGACTCCTGCCCCATCGAAGGCTTCAACGCAGACAAGGCCAACACCCTCCTGGCTGAACACGGCATCATCGACCCCGCGACCGAAGGCATTGTCTCTATGCTCGCTCTCGGCTACCGCACCGAAGACCTCCCCTGGCCCCAGACCCGCAAACCCGCAGAAGAGGTCATTACCTGGGTCAACTAA
- the rplT gene encoding 50S ribosomal protein L20, which translates to MARVKRAVNAHKKRRVILDRASGYRGQRSRLYRKAKEQVTHSLVYSYDHRRKKKGDFRRLWIQRINAAARAEGLTYNRFIQGLKAAEVEVDRRMLAELAVNEPAAFSALVEIAKNNLPEDTSAPKAA; encoded by the coding sequence GTGGCACGTGTGAAGCGCGCGGTTAACGCGCACAAGAAGCGCCGAGTAATCCTTGATCGTGCATCAGGCTACCGTGGCCAGCGTTCACGCCTTTACCGTAAGGCTAAGGAACAGGTCACTCACTCACTGGTATACAGCTACGACCACCGTCGTAAGAAGAAGGGCGACTTCCGTCGTCTCTGGATCCAGCGTATCAACGCAGCTGCACGCGCTGAGGGCCTGACCTACAACCGCTTCATCCAGGGCCTGAAGGCTGCTGAGGTTGAGGTTGACCGTCGTATGCTGGCTGAGCTGGCTGTTAACGAGCCTGCTGCTTTCTCAGCTCTGGTTGAAATCGCTAAGAACAACCTGCCTGAGGACACTTCAGCTCCCAAGGCTGCCTAA
- the rpmI gene encoding 50S ribosomal protein L35, with product MPKQKTHSGAKKRFKLTGTGKVKRQQANRRHYLEHKSSRLTRRLASDQIVTGGQAKVIKKMLGK from the coding sequence ATGCCGAAGCAGAAGACCCACTCTGGTGCTAAGAAGCGCTTCAAGCTCACCGGTACTGGCAAGGTTAAGCGCCAGCAGGCCAACCGCCGCCACTACCTCGAGCACAAGTCATCCCGTCTGACCCGTCGTCTGGCATCTGACCAGATCGTAACCGGCGGCCAGGCTAAGGTCATCAAGAAGATGCTGGGCAAGTAA
- a CDS encoding SseB family protein, which produces MTDFSDRVHRAHTHGHGNPGDPSAPRRELPAHIAAQLASAGQKTDTGGQPWEGRNLGEGTSHTHQFPGDDGKTDPALLKVLEAFKAGKVDEVAVVDALRSVRIFAPVVAQLSQAEITEQGLVSDKESDMALVSIQAPDGRRALPVFTNVDALTAWHDLARPVAADMRKTALSAVEDDNQLIVVDPGADLTFVLRRPAFWAIAKGEEWVPSYRNQQVAQELSNIAAPLSAVVAVEAGPGTGVYSQTASGRVLAGGGHGPELKIMLKLRPGLTQEQVNQIVQTFQQGLALNRVIAEQADSVQIALASA; this is translated from the coding sequence GTGACAGACTTTTCAGATCGCGTGCACCGCGCCCACACCCACGGGCACGGCAACCCCGGAGACCCCAGCGCACCCCGCCGGGAGTTACCTGCACATATCGCTGCCCAGCTGGCGTCCGCCGGTCAAAAAACCGATACCGGCGGGCAGCCCTGGGAAGGGCGCAACCTGGGGGAGGGAACCAGCCACACCCACCAGTTCCCCGGCGACGACGGAAAAACTGACCCCGCCCTGCTCAAGGTTCTTGAAGCTTTCAAAGCCGGTAAGGTCGATGAGGTTGCCGTGGTTGACGCCCTACGCTCAGTGCGCATTTTCGCACCCGTGGTGGCTCAACTATCACAGGCAGAAATTACCGAGCAGGGGCTAGTCTCAGACAAAGAATCGGATATGGCCCTGGTCAGTATTCAGGCTCCGGACGGACGCCGTGCCCTACCGGTCTTCACTAACGTGGACGCGCTCACCGCCTGGCACGACCTAGCTCGCCCGGTTGCCGCTGACATGCGCAAAACCGCCCTGTCAGCCGTAGAAGATGACAACCAGCTCATCGTGGTAGACCCGGGCGCTGACCTCACCTTCGTGCTCCGCCGCCCCGCCTTCTGGGCCATTGCCAAGGGCGAAGAATGGGTGCCCTCCTACCGTAACCAGCAGGTTGCCCAGGAACTCAGCAACATTGCTGCGCCCCTGTCAGCTGTTGTCGCGGTTGAGGCAGGCCCCGGCACCGGCGTGTACTCGCAGACCGCGAGCGGACGCGTGCTCGCAGGCGGCGGGCACGGGCCAGAACTCAAGATTATGCTCAAGCTCCGGCCCGGCCTTACCCAGGAGCAGGTCAACCAGATCGTGCAGACCTTCCAGCAGGGGCTCGCCCTGAACCGGGTCATCGCCGAGCAGGCTGACTCTGTACAGATTGCCCTGGCGTCGGCTTAG
- the priA gene encoding bifunctional 1-(5-phosphoribosyl)-5-((5-phosphoribosylamino)methylideneamino)imidazole-4-carboxamide isomerase/phosphoribosylanthranilate isomerase PriA, producing MTDRLELLPAVDVANGQAVRLVQGEAGSETNYGSPVEAALEWQNAGAEWLHLVDLDAAFGRGDNIEILTEVAQELSIKIEMSGGIRDDESLERALSLNPARINLGTAALENPEWTRKVITEHGDVIAVGLDVRGDVLAARGWTKEGGNLWEVLDRLNDDGCARYVVTDVTKDGTLQGPNLELLRKVAERTDKPVVASGGIATLDDIAALRTMVPHGVEGAITGKALYAGKFTLAQALDVAGRP from the coding sequence ATGACTGATCGTCTCGAACTGTTGCCCGCGGTCGATGTAGCCAACGGCCAGGCCGTGCGCCTGGTGCAGGGCGAAGCCGGATCGGAAACCAACTACGGTTCCCCCGTTGAAGCTGCCCTAGAGTGGCAGAATGCCGGTGCTGAGTGGCTGCACCTGGTCGATCTCGACGCTGCCTTTGGCCGCGGCGACAACATCGAGATTCTGACTGAGGTAGCTCAGGAACTTTCCATCAAGATTGAGATGTCGGGCGGTATCCGCGACGACGAATCCCTGGAACGAGCCCTGTCGCTTAACCCCGCCCGCATTAACCTCGGCACCGCTGCCCTCGAAAACCCCGAGTGGACCCGCAAGGTCATCACCGAGCACGGCGATGTTATCGCTGTTGGGCTGGATGTCCGCGGGGACGTACTGGCTGCCCGCGGCTGGACCAAAGAAGGCGGCAACCTCTGGGAGGTTCTCGACCGCCTGAATGACGACGGCTGTGCCCGCTACGTCGTCACCGACGTCACCAAGGACGGCACCCTGCAGGGCCCCAACCTGGAACTTCTGCGCAAGGTTGCTGAGCGCACCGATAAGCCGGTGGTCGCCTCCGGCGGTATCGCAACTCTGGACGACATCGCAGCCCTGCGCACCATGGTGCCCCACGGAGTTGAGGGCGCTATCACCGGCAAGGCCCTCTACGCCGGCAAATTCACCCTGGCCCAGGCACTCGACGTCGCAGGTCGCCCCTAG
- the infC gene encoding translation initiation factor IF-3 gives MSDPRINDRIRVPEVRLVGPGGEQVGIVRVEDALRLAQESDLDLVEVAPNAKPPVCKLMDFGKYKYEAAVKARESRKKQVNASLKEIRFRLKIDTHDYETKVGHARRFLAGGDKVKAMIQFRGREQQRPEMGVRLLERMANDLTEVGTVESNPRVDGRNMVMVLAPLRGKQEARRESQKSGGRKGRERVNTTEATPVTNSLADAMPEELKAQASAE, from the coding sequence ATTAGCGATCCACGCATCAACGACCGCATTCGCGTTCCGGAAGTTCGACTCGTCGGCCCCGGCGGTGAACAGGTCGGTATTGTCCGCGTAGAAGATGCACTGCGTCTTGCTCAGGAGTCTGACCTTGACCTGGTTGAGGTTGCTCCCAACGCTAAGCCGCCTGTGTGCAAGCTTATGGACTTCGGCAAGTACAAGTACGAAGCCGCAGTCAAGGCACGTGAATCTCGTAAGAAGCAGGTCAATGCTTCTTTGAAGGAAATCCGTTTCCGCCTCAAGATTGATACCCATGACTACGAAACCAAGGTCGGGCACGCACGTCGTTTCCTAGCTGGCGGTGACAAGGTCAAGGCTATGATTCAGTTCCGTGGTCGTGAACAGCAGCGCCCCGAGATGGGTGTGCGACTGCTTGAACGCATGGCGAACGACCTGACCGAGGTTGGCACCGTAGAGTCCAACCCTCGCGTTGACGGTCGCAACATGGTGATGGTTCTTGCCCCGCTTCGCGGCAAGCAGGAAGCCCGCCGTGAGAGCCAGAAGTCAGGTGGCCGCAAGGGTCGCGAACGCGTCAACACCACCGAGGCAACCCCTGTAACTAACTCCCTGGCAGATGCAATGCCTGAGGAGCTCAAGGCACAGGCGTCAGCCGAATAG
- a CDS encoding DUF262 domain-containing protein, with translation MKAVDSNLLDLLKKSERFVVPIYQRVYSWGVDECAQLWKDLMRAGSRASLASHFTGSIVYIEKGQSSNTAKEPDLLIDGQQRVTTVTLILAALAAYLETLPVEEGEPIAGFSPQKIRGKFLTNEYEEGDDFFKLTLTNRDKEALQRVIRGLDLTDESSRVTANFRYFVDNIADLDKEELQQLCQGLSKLVVVDVKLTRGQDDPQLVFESMNATGKKLSQADLIRNFVLMDLPQGIQVQLYQDYWFPMEKIFADHNERRFDEFVRHYLTMKTKRIPRISDVYEAYKEFAFSQGADSDSWKQDLVSDLYSFATYFSNMAFGLEKDQQLTQRFAEMEQLATVAYPFQLRLYADYERKILSHQEFLKVLDALISYLFRRNVCSIPTNSLNKTFNTLVNRVNTEDYVNSVLGYLLALTDYRRFPTNLEFIEKLENEDLYFSQKKNYLLHKLENFGSKEVVPTAQYTVEHIMPQTITAEWKAELGDNWEEVHRYFVHTLGNLTLTGYNPEYSNRSFEQKRDMEGGFAMSPLRLNLSLREQASWGQAEIEARASELSAKAVQLWAYPEVPEDVVAQYAGGGETSFDWSTAHAILEALPYGKWTNYQELAEAVGTGAQAMAYHLTNHSACVNAYRVLTWDGRVAEGFRWTDEKDTRKVIEVLAEDGIRLDEGVADAHQRLNSAELLALLDEGEL, from the coding sequence ATGAAGGCTGTTGATTCTAACCTGCTAGATCTCTTGAAGAAAAGTGAACGATTTGTAGTCCCAATCTACCAGCGGGTTTACTCATGGGGAGTTGATGAGTGCGCCCAGCTCTGGAAGGACCTTATGAGGGCGGGCTCAAGGGCGAGCTTAGCTAGTCACTTTACGGGGTCAATTGTTTATATTGAGAAGGGACAGAGCTCAAATACGGCCAAGGAGCCTGACCTGCTGATTGACGGCCAGCAGCGTGTTACTACGGTTACTCTTATTCTTGCTGCACTGGCAGCCTATTTGGAAACCCTACCGGTGGAGGAAGGGGAACCTATAGCTGGTTTTTCACCCCAGAAGATTCGTGGAAAGTTCCTGACGAATGAGTACGAAGAAGGTGATGACTTCTTCAAACTGACCTTGACGAACAGGGATAAGGAGGCCCTGCAACGGGTTATTAGAGGTCTTGACCTCACTGACGAGAGCTCCCGGGTTACAGCTAATTTCAGGTACTTTGTAGATAATATCGCTGATCTTGACAAAGAGGAGCTACAGCAGCTCTGTCAGGGGCTGAGCAAACTAGTAGTAGTTGATGTTAAGCTGACGCGCGGGCAGGATGACCCTCAACTGGTCTTTGAATCAATGAACGCCACTGGTAAGAAGCTTTCTCAGGCTGACCTGATTCGTAACTTTGTGTTGATGGACCTTCCACAAGGGATACAGGTTCAGCTCTACCAGGACTACTGGTTCCCCATGGAGAAAATTTTTGCTGACCATAATGAACGCCGTTTTGATGAGTTTGTTCGCCACTATCTGACAATGAAGACAAAGAGGATCCCCCGCATTTCGGATGTCTATGAGGCCTATAAGGAGTTTGCCTTCAGCCAGGGGGCAGATAGCGATAGCTGGAAGCAGGATTTAGTTTCTGATCTTTATTCTTTTGCTACATATTTTTCGAATATGGCCTTTGGATTGGAGAAGGACCAGCAGTTGACCCAACGTTTTGCTGAGATGGAACAATTGGCAACGGTTGCTTACCCCTTTCAGTTGCGGTTATATGCTGACTACGAAAGGAAGATTCTAAGTCACCAGGAATTTCTAAAAGTATTGGATGCTCTGATTTCTTACCTTTTCCGTAGAAACGTCTGTAGTATTCCAACCAACAGCCTGAATAAGACTTTTAATACTCTGGTGAATCGAGTAAATACTGAGGATTACGTAAACTCTGTACTTGGTTATTTACTGGCTTTGACGGATTATCGCCGTTTTCCCACTAATCTGGAATTTATTGAGAAGTTGGAGAACGAAGACCTCTACTTTAGCCAAAAGAAGAACTACCTGCTGCATAAGCTGGAGAACTTTGGTAGTAAGGAGGTTGTGCCGACTGCCCAGTACACGGTGGAGCACATCATGCCCCAGACCATTACTGCAGAGTGGAAGGCTGAGCTGGGGGATAACTGGGAAGAGGTACACCGTTACTTTGTGCATACCCTAGGGAACTTGACTCTAACAGGTTATAACCCTGAGTATTCGAATCGTTCCTTTGAGCAGAAGCGTGATATGGAGGGTGGTTTTGCTATGAGCCCTCTTCGGCTGAATCTTTCTTTGCGGGAGCAGGCCTCTTGGGGGCAGGCTGAGATTGAGGCTAGGGCTAGTGAATTATCTGCTAAGGCTGTTCAATTGTGGGCCTACCCTGAGGTTCCTGAAGATGTTGTTGCCCAGTATGCGGGGGGCGGCGAAACATCTTTTGACTGGTCAACTGCTCATGCGATTCTTGAGGCTTTACCTTATGGTAAATGGACTAACTATCAGGAGCTGGCAGAAGCTGTTGGAACAGGAGCGCAGGCCATGGCCTACCATCTAACGAACCACTCTGCCTGTGTTAATGCTTACCGAGTCTTGACCTGGGATGGTCGGGTGGCTGAGGGTTTCCGCTGGACGGATGAAAAGGATACTCGAAAGGTCATTGAGGTTCTAGCTGAGGACGGGATTAGGCTTGATGAGGGGGTTGCGGATGCCCACCAACGACTTAACTCCGCAGAACTACTGGCCTTGCTTGATGAAGGGGAGCTGTAA
- a CDS encoding type II toxin-antitoxin system prevent-host-death family antitoxin has product MTTATLSEFRANQSDYIAAAQKAPVELTSRGAKRRAVVVSPDFFDRAIKALEDQADIADATKARSENERISHEDLLKELGL; this is encoded by the coding sequence ATGACTACAGCAACCCTCTCAGAGTTCCGTGCAAATCAAAGCGATTACATTGCGGCAGCACAAAAAGCACCCGTAGAGCTCACTTCACGCGGGGCAAAACGCCGGGCAGTTGTGGTATCTCCTGATTTTTTTGACCGCGCCATCAAAGCCCTTGAAGACCAGGCAGATATCGCAGACGCCACAAAAGCACGCTCAGAGAATGAAAGAATCAGTCACGAAGATCTGCTTAAGGAACTCGGCTTGTAA
- the hisH gene encoding imidazole glycerol phosphate synthase subunit HisH, which yields MSETLQQKPTVTVLDYGAGNVRSAVRALEEAGAHVVLSRKETDVLGADGLVVPGVGAFKAVMDGLKEADAIRMIGRRVAGGRPVLGICVGLQVMFDKGVEHGVEAHGLGEWPGTVEKLKAEVVPHMGWNTVRAPEGSRLFAGIENERFYFVHSYGVQEWTFDQNNEAMLPPQVTWAHHGGDFIAAVENGPLAATQFHPEKSGEAGIRLLKNWINSLPVTGRLDGAK from the coding sequence ATGAGCGAGACTTTACAGCAGAAGCCCACCGTCACCGTCCTTGACTACGGGGCAGGGAACGTGCGCTCAGCCGTCCGCGCCCTTGAAGAAGCCGGCGCCCACGTGGTGCTGTCCCGCAAGGAGACAGACGTGCTGGGTGCAGACGGCTTGGTCGTACCTGGCGTTGGCGCTTTCAAGGCCGTCATGGACGGCCTGAAAGAAGCAGATGCTATCCGCATGATTGGCAGGCGCGTTGCGGGCGGACGCCCCGTGCTCGGTATCTGCGTAGGCCTGCAGGTCATGTTCGACAAGGGCGTTGAGCACGGAGTTGAAGCCCATGGCCTGGGCGAGTGGCCTGGCACCGTTGAGAAGCTCAAAGCCGAGGTTGTGCCCCATATGGGGTGGAATACCGTCCGTGCACCTGAAGGGTCTAGGCTCTTTGCCGGTATTGAGAACGAACGCTTCTACTTTGTGCACTCCTACGGGGTGCAAGAATGGACCTTCGACCAGAACAACGAAGCCATGCTGCCGCCGCAGGTTACCTGGGCTCACCACGGCGGTGACTTTATCGCGGCGGTCGAAAACGGGCCCCTAGCTGCCACCCAGTTCCACCCCGAAAAGTCGGGTGAGGCTGGCATCCGCCTGCTCAAGAACTGGATCAATTCCCTGCCTGTAACCGGGCGTTTAGACGGGGCGAAGTAG